A stretch of the Apteryx mantelli isolate bAptMan1 chromosome 3, bAptMan1.hap1, whole genome shotgun sequence genome encodes the following:
- the LOC106487689 gene encoding rho-related GTP-binding protein RhoB, which yields MAAIRKKLVVVGDGACGKTCLLIVFSKDEFPEVYVPTVFENYVADIEVDGKQVELALWDTAGQEDYDRLRPLSYPDTDVILMCFSVDSPDSLENIPEKWVPEVKHFCPNVPIILVANKKDLRNDEHVRNELARMKQEPVRTEDGRAMAIRIQAYDYLECSAKTKEGVREVFETATRAALQKRYGTQNGCINCCKVL from the coding sequence ATGGCCGCCATCCGCAagaagctggtggtggtgggggacggCGCCTGCGGCAAGACCTGCCTCCTCATCGTCTTCAGCAAGGACGAGTTCCCCGAGGTGTATGTGCCCACCGTCTTTGAGAACTACGTGGCCGACATCGAGGTGGACGGCAAGCAGGTGGAGCTGGCCCTCTGGGACACGGCTGGCCAGGAGGACTACGACCGCCTGCGCCCCCTCTCCTACCCCGACACCGACGTGATCCTCATGTGCTTCTCCGTAGACAGCCCGGACTCGCTGGAGAACATCCCAGAGAAATGGGTGCCCGAAGTCAAGCACTTCTGCCCCAACGTCCCCATCATCCTGGTGGccaacaagaaagacctgcgcaACGACGAGCACGTGCGCAACGAGCTGGCCCGCATGAAGCAGGAGCCGGTGCGCACCGAGGACGGCCGTGCCATGGCCATTCGCATCCAGGCCTACGACTACCTGGAGTGCTCAGCCAAGACCAAGGAGGGTGTCCGGGAGGTTTTCGAGACGGCCACCCGGGCGGCCTTGCAGAAGCGCTACGGCACCCAGAACGGCTGCATCAACTGCTGCAAAGTCCTATAG